In Heteronotia binoei isolate CCM8104 ecotype False Entrance Well chromosome 4, APGP_CSIRO_Hbin_v1, whole genome shotgun sequence, a genomic segment contains:
- the RPL17 gene encoding large ribosomal subunit protein uL22, whose protein sequence is MVRYSLDPENPTKSCKSRGSNLRVHFKNTRETAQAIKGMHIRKATKYLKDVTLKKQCVPFRRYNGGVGRCAQAKQWGWTQGRWPKKSAEFLLHMLKNAESNAELKGLDVDSLVIEHIQVNKAPKMRRRTYRAHGRINPYMSSPCHIEMILTEKEQIVPKPEEEVAQKKKISQKKLKKQKLMARE, encoded by the exons ATGGTCCGCTACTCGCTTGATCCAGAAAACCCCACAAAAT CATGCAAGTCAAGGGGCTCCAATCTTCGAGTCCACTTTAAG AATACACGTGAGACAGCCCAAGCTATCAAGGGTATGCACATTCGGAAGGCCACCAAGTACTTAAAAGACGTGACGCTGAAGAAACAGTGTGTGCCCTTTCGCCGCTACAATGGTGGGGTTGGCAGATGTGCTCAG GCCAAGCAGTGGGGCTGGACGCAGGGGCGTTGGCCGAAGAAGAGCGCGGAGTTCCTCCTGCACATGCTCAAGAATGCTGAGAGCAATGCTGAGTTGAAG GGTCTGGATGTGGATTCTCTGGTAATTGAGCACATTCAGGTCAACAAAGCTCCTAAAATGCGCAGGCGAACCTACAGGGCTCACGGTCGCATCAACCCCTATATGAGTTCCCCCTGCCACATTGAGATGATCCTCACGGAGAAGGAGCAGATTGTCCCCAAGCCAGAAGAAGAAGTTGCTCAGAAGAAGAAG ATATCCCAAAAGAAACTGAAGAAGCAGAAacttatggcccgtgaatga